One window of the Allosaccharopolyspora coralli genome contains the following:
- the tnpB gene encoding IS607 family element RNA-guided endonuclease TnpB has product MSRTFQPRPGFTVQAYEFALAPTEQQADALRSNCGGQRFAYNWALARVKANLDQQEAEGSYGVSEDEVTPGLNWSAYSLRKTWNAAKHAVAPWWAENSKEAYSSGLANLATALNNWNRSRKGQRVGKRVGFPRFKSKRSTWSATFTTGAFGLAQRNRRHVRLPTIGTVRTHESTRKLARRIEADTARILKATVSHRRGRWLVSLQAEVQRDQPQPATTGGTVGVDLGVKHLAVLSTGEHVSNPKHLDRAQRKLRRLQRQTSRRTGPDKRTKQKPSNRWHDTQDRVRRVQHYVANARAEGLHQLSSRLVDEFDTVVVEDLNVAGMLKSRTLSRSIADVGMGELRRQLDYKTTWNRRRLVVADRWYPSSKTCSACGAVKTKLRLSERTFNCDACGLSLDRDLNAARNLAGLAEAAGGTSTESCAGTENEPAGNPGKTSSAGVGYRHGKAAPDGAAKAA; this is encoded by the coding sequence ATGAGCCGGACGTTCCAGCCCCGACCGGGGTTCACGGTGCAGGCGTATGAGTTCGCGCTGGCCCCGACCGAGCAGCAAGCAGACGCGTTGCGCAGCAACTGCGGCGGGCAACGGTTCGCCTACAACTGGGCCTTGGCCCGGGTGAAAGCCAACCTCGACCAGCAGGAAGCGGAAGGCTCGTACGGCGTATCCGAAGACGAGGTGACGCCCGGTCTGAACTGGTCCGCTTACAGTCTGCGGAAAACCTGGAACGCCGCCAAGCACGCGGTGGCGCCCTGGTGGGCCGAGAATTCCAAGGAGGCGTACTCGTCCGGGCTGGCCAACCTCGCGACCGCGTTGAACAACTGGAACCGGTCCCGGAAAGGGCAGCGGGTCGGTAAGCGGGTGGGATTCCCCCGGTTCAAGTCGAAGCGCTCTACCTGGTCTGCCACGTTCACCACCGGCGCGTTCGGACTCGCTCAACGCAATCGGCGGCACGTGCGGCTGCCGACGATCGGCACCGTGCGCACCCACGAGTCGACCCGGAAACTCGCCCGGCGCATCGAGGCCGACACCGCCCGCATCCTGAAAGCCACCGTGTCGCATCGCAGGGGCCGGTGGTTGGTGTCCTTGCAAGCCGAAGTGCAACGCGACCAACCGCAACCGGCTACCACCGGCGGCACCGTGGGCGTCGACCTCGGGGTCAAGCACCTGGCGGTGCTCTCCACCGGCGAACACGTGTCGAATCCGAAGCACCTGGACCGTGCGCAGCGGAAACTGCGCCGACTGCAACGGCAGACGTCCCGCCGCACGGGTCCGGACAAGCGGACCAAGCAGAAACCGTCGAACCGGTGGCACGACACGCAAGACCGGGTGCGTCGAGTGCAGCACTATGTCGCGAACGCCCGCGCCGAGGGGCTGCACCAGCTGTCGAGCCGACTCGTCGACGAGTTCGACACGGTCGTGGTCGAGGACCTGAACGTGGCCGGGATGCTGAAAAGCCGCACCTTGTCCCGCTCGATCGCGGACGTGGGCATGGGCGAGCTGCGGCGCCAACTCGACTACAAAACTACCTGGAACAGACGTCGCCTGGTTGTCGCCGACCGGTGGTACCCCTCCAGCAAAACCTGCTCGGCCTGTGGCGCGGTGAAAACCAAGCTGCGCCTGTCCGAGCGGACCTTCAACTGCGATGCCTGCGGCCTGTCCCTGGATCGTGACCTCAACGCCGCCCGCAACCTCGCCGGACTGGCCGAGGCTGCGGGTGGCACGTCCACGGAGAGTTGCGCCGGGACGGAAAACGAGCCCGCTGGAAACCCTGGTAAGACCAGCTCTGCTGGCGTGGGGTATCGCCACGGGAAGGCCGCACCGGACGGTGCGGCCAAGGCTGCGTAG